GCTGAATTGATTTTAACTGCATTGAGGCCTGACCTGCTTGTTTTAGTCGACTATCCAGGGTTTAACCTTCGTCTTGCTGAAGAAGCCAGAAAAAAGGGGATTCCCGTTCTTTATTACATCAGTCCAAAGGTATGGGCGTGGCGGTCCTCCCGTGTTCAGAAGATAGCCGAGCGCGTGGACAAGCTGGCCCTGATTTTTCCCTTTGAACTTTCCTGGTTTCAGGAAAGAGGAGTGGATCAGGCTGTTTATGTGGGGAATCCACTTATGGACCAGGCTCCGGATTTCCGGGAGCTGAGACCCGATGATGTGGTGGCGGAGAGCCCTGTCATCGGACTTCTTCCGGGATCACGCCCCGGAGAAATCCGCAGGATGCTCCCAACGCTTTGCGAGGCTGCTGATCTGATTTCGGAAAAAATTCCCGGTGCCCGTTTTGTTCTGTCGGCTGCTCCTGGAACCCATCTGGCAGATATACAGGCATGGGCGGCGGCATCCGGTGCACCAAGCCATATGGATGTAGTGAGTGGTGCTTACCCCGTTCTGGATGTTGCGGATGTTGTTGCGGCCGTATCCGGTACGGTAACTCTGGAGGCGGCTCTGGCAGGTGTGCCAGCTGTGCTGGTTTACCGAATGTCTGCTATCAGTTATGCTGTTGCCCGCAGGGTTGTTAGAGTGCCCTATGCAGGGCTCGCCAATCTGATCGCCGGCTCTGAGATTATGCCCGAATTACTTCAGGAAAATGCTACACCAGAAAAAGTCTGTGAAGCTGTTTCAGAGCTTCTCCTGAATGCGGCATACCGCAGGCGGCATCATAGGGGACTGGCTGAGGTCCGTGCGGCCCTTGGTGGCCCCGGAGTGGCCGAGCGGACAGCCGAACTGGCTTTTTCGATGATGGGAGATTTTTGATGGGGTTCCGGCTTGAAGACCGGCATAAAAAAGTGCTGGCCCTGGTAATGGAAAGTAAGTGGCGGCTTGCCATAGCCATGCTTTCCATGTTTCTTGTCTCATTGACAACGGTTGCATCCGCCTGGCTGATCAAACCCGTTCTGGATGATATTTTTCTGGAACGGGACATGGTGAAGCTCTATATGATTCCCATTGCAGTTCTGGTGGTTTTTGTAATTCGTGGTATCGGCATGTACGGCCAGGAATTTTTTTTGAATTATGTGGGGCAGATTATTATCCGGCATTTTAGAAATGCTCTGTATGACCGAATTGTTGATCTCCCCTTGCGGTTTTTTCAGTCTGAGCGCACGGGCGTACTGATGAGCCGTATCACCAATGATGTGAACTTGATACGGAATATGGTTTCCAATGTGGTTACCAGTTCTCTCAGGGATTTTTTTACTATTATTTTTCTGATAGTCTATACCTTTTATCAGATATGGAGCCTTGCCCTGATAGCGTTTCTTGTACTTCCTGCCGCATTTTATCCTGTTATTTACTTTGGAAGGAAAGTACGAAAAACAAGCACGGGTTGTCAGGAAGCCATGGCTGACATGAACGCCTTTCTTCATGAGACGTTTGCAGGCAATAAAATTGTGAAGGCGTTTGGCATGGAAACCTATGAAAAAAAACGTTTTCATGAGAAAACCAGTACCCTTTTTCGTCTGGAGATCCGTCAGGCCATTGCTAAATCCATGTCTTCTCCGGTGATGGAAGTTCTTGCCGGTGTGGGGATTGCCTTTATTATATGGTATGGGGGGTCACGTGTCATTGAAGGTGCGTATACACCAGGAACTTTTGTTTCCTTTCTGGCTGCTGTACTCATGCTCTATGATCCGGTAAAAAAAATGAGCAAGCTGAATAATGCTCTGCAGGAAGGTCTTGCTGCCGTAGACAGAATTTTTGAAATTCTTAATGAAAAATCAGAAATACGGGAAAAGGAAATCCCTCTGCTCCTTCAGGATACAAAGTCCTACGATGTATGCTTTAAGAATGTATCTTTTGCCTATACCGATGACGGGAAAAAGGTCCTTGACGATATCAGCCTTGAAGTTCGCTCCGGAGAGGTATTGGCACTTGTGGGAATGAGTGGGGGGGGCAAAACATCTCTTGTCAATCTGATCCCAAGGTTTTATGATGTGATATCTGGTTGTATTTGTATCGGCGGAGTGGATATCCGGGATTTTTCCCTGTCTTCCCTTCGTTCACGCATTGCTGTTGTCACCCAGGAGCCGATCCTGTTCAATGACAGTATTCGGGCTAATATTGCCTATGGCCGGTCATCCGCTACTACGGATGAGATTGAATACGCAGCCCGGGCAGCCTTTGCCCATGATTTTATCTGCCGAATGCCCAATGGATATGACACTCATATTGGTGAGTTGGGTAGTCGGCTTTCAGGGGGTGAAAAGCAGCGGATTTGCATTGCGCGAGCACTTGTCAAAGATGCTCCTGTCCTGATTCTGGATGAAGCAACATCCGCACTGGATACGGAAGCGGAGCAGCTTGTGCAGAAGGCCCTGGACAATCTGATGCAGGGCCGGACAACCTTTGTGATTGCCCACCGTCTTTCCACCATTACAGGGGCGGATTCCATTGCCGTTCTGGTGAATGGTCATCTTGTGGAAAAAGGTCATCATGATGCCCTGCTGGCAAAAAACGGGGCTTATGCAAAGTTGTATCGTATGCAGTTTGCAAGCAAAGAGGATATGGATGGATAGAATCTTTACCCGTACGGCAGATTGGTTTTTTAAGCCCGGCTTATTTTGCCTTTCTCCTTTCTTTGTTTTGTCATTTCTGTTGTCCGTATTGTTTTTTCTTGCCTGGCCTCAGGTTGATATCTGGTTCTCTTCTCTTTTCTGGACTCCGGAGAAGGGTTTTTTTCTTCGGGATCATGTTGTGTTTCGTCTTATTTATCTGTCCGTTGAATGGATATCCTATGGTATGGGTGTCTTCCTTCTTCTGTGGGCTTTTGCATACGGGCTTCATCCTTTTGTGCGAAGAATGGGAGGAGGCCGTTTTCTCTGCTCTGCCCTCCTTCTTTTTGTGCTGGGACCGGGGCTTGTTGTCAATCTGATATTCAAGGACCATATGGGGCGTGCTCGCCCTGCCCAGATTGAGGCATTTGGAGGACAGGCGGATTTTGTTCCGCCCTTTGTTTTTTCCAGGGAGTGTGAGCGCAACTGCAGTTTTGCTTCCGGTCATGCTTCGGTTGCTGCATGGCTTCTTTGTCTTGTTCTTCTTTTTAATGGATATGGGAAAAAAGTTCTGGTTTTTCTTGCCGGACTGTATTTTGTTCTGGTCGGCATGGGACGAATTGTGCAGGGCGGTCATTTTTTAAGTGATGTCATTTTCGCTTTTCTTCTTGTTTATGTGGTTGCGGCCCTTCTCCAATGGTCCTGCATAAAAAAACCGGCAGGATAAGTAACGGGTGTGTTGCAATGTTTTTTCTGGCGCTTCGGAATTTTCCGGGGCGTTTTTTTTTGCCTGTCGGATTTATGCGAGTAGCTGCGATGTATGCCTCGGGGTTCAGAAATATGGTTTTATTGGCCTGTTCATCATGTCGGGCTCAAATGATTCAATGG
This genomic interval from Desulfobotulus pelophilus contains the following:
- a CDS encoding ABC transporter ATP-binding protein — its product is MGFRLEDRHKKVLALVMESKWRLAIAMLSMFLVSLTTVASAWLIKPVLDDIFLERDMVKLYMIPIAVLVVFVIRGIGMYGQEFFLNYVGQIIIRHFRNALYDRIVDLPLRFFQSERTGVLMSRITNDVNLIRNMVSNVVTSSLRDFFTIIFLIVYTFYQIWSLALIAFLVLPAAFYPVIYFGRKVRKTSTGCQEAMADMNAFLHETFAGNKIVKAFGMETYEKKRFHEKTSTLFRLEIRQAIAKSMSSPVMEVLAGVGIAFIIWYGGSRVIEGAYTPGTFVSFLAAVLMLYDPVKKMSKLNNALQEGLAAVDRIFEILNEKSEIREKEIPLLLQDTKSYDVCFKNVSFAYTDDGKKVLDDISLEVRSGEVLALVGMSGGGKTSLVNLIPRFYDVISGCICIGGVDIRDFSLSSLRSRIAVVTQEPILFNDSIRANIAYGRSSATTDEIEYAARAAFAHDFICRMPNGYDTHIGELGSRLSGGEKQRICIARALVKDAPVLILDEATSALDTEAEQLVQKALDNLMQGRTTFVIAHRLSTITGADSIAVLVNGHLVEKGHHDALLAKNGAYAKLYRMQFASKEDMDG
- a CDS encoding phosphatase PAP2 family protein, encoding MDRIFTRTADWFFKPGLFCLSPFFVLSFLLSVLFFLAWPQVDIWFSSLFWTPEKGFFLRDHVVFRLIYLSVEWISYGMGVFLLLWAFAYGLHPFVRRMGGGRFLCSALLLFVLGPGLVVNLIFKDHMGRARPAQIEAFGGQADFVPPFVFSRECERNCSFASGHASVAAWLLCLVLLFNGYGKKVLVFLAGLYFVLVGMGRIVQGGHFLSDVIFAFLLVYVVAALLQWSCIKKPAG
- the lpxB gene encoding lipid-A-disaccharide synthase, with translation MNRTVMLVAGEASGDLHGAALIRAMKEKDPCIFFCGIGGDQMRRAGMRPVIDSAGLAVMGLTDVLASLPRIRRAYKTAELILTALRPDLLVLVDYPGFNLRLAEEARKKGIPVLYYISPKVWAWRSSRVQKIAERVDKLALIFPFELSWFQERGVDQAVYVGNPLMDQAPDFRELRPDDVVAESPVIGLLPGSRPGEIRRMLPTLCEAADLISEKIPGARFVLSAAPGTHLADIQAWAAASGAPSHMDVVSGAYPVLDVADVVAAVSGTVTLEAALAGVPAVLVYRMSAISYAVARRVVRVPYAGLANLIAGSEIMPELLQENATPEKVCEAVSELLLNAAYRRRHHRGLAEVRAALGGPGVAERTAELAFSMMGDF